A part of Tardiphaga sp. vice304 genomic DNA contains:
- the tkt gene encoding transketolase, with amino-acid sequence MTQVDHSKMANAIRALAMDGVQKANSGHPGLPMGAADVATVLWTQFLKFDAADPRWPDRDRFILSAGHGSMLLYALLYLTGNEDVTLDQLKNFRQLHSKTPGHPENFVTAGIETTTGPLGQGVASSVGTALAERLLAAEYGDIVDHYTYVLCSDGDLMEGVSHEAAALAGHLKLSKLIFLWDDNGISIDGPLTLTDSVDQVARFKAHGWNAVRVDGHDQKAIAAAIKEAQNSDRPSFIACKTIIGFGAPNRAGTSKAHGEPLGAEELAGAKKALGWDYGPFEVPDDILQAWRNVGKQGATAHTDWNERFDALPEATRSEFTRRVIDRKRPDGLHEAIRTLKQKLIDEPQTVATRKASEIVLEVLVGVMPELLLGSADLTPSNNTRTKHAKDVTPTDFSGRYIHYGIREMGMAAAMNGVAQHGGFAPAGGTFMCFTDYARPSMRIAALSHVPVVYIMTHDSIGLGEDGPTHQPVEHLASLRCMPNMRTFRPADPIETAECWQLALENTTGPTVLALSRQNLKPARTVHHDDNLCATGGYELVAAQGEAKVTLFASGSEVEIAVVAQKQLAEKGIATRVVSVPSLELLLQQSPEKQAAIIGKAPVKIAIEAAVRFGWDAVIGHDGVFIGMSTFGASAPAKELYKYFGITAEAVVDAATKRHNAA; translated from the coding sequence ATGACGCAGGTTGATCATTCGAAGATGGCCAATGCGATCCGCGCGCTGGCGATGGATGGCGTGCAGAAGGCCAATTCCGGCCACCCGGGGTTGCCGATGGGCGCCGCCGATGTCGCCACGGTGCTGTGGACCCAGTTCCTGAAGTTCGACGCCGCTGATCCGCGCTGGCCGGACCGCGACCGTTTCATTCTCTCCGCCGGCCACGGCTCGATGCTGCTCTACGCGCTGCTGTATCTGACCGGCAACGAGGACGTCACGCTGGATCAGCTGAAGAACTTCCGCCAGCTGCATTCCAAGACCCCGGGCCACCCCGAGAACTTCGTCACCGCCGGCATCGAGACCACCACCGGTCCACTCGGCCAGGGCGTCGCGTCATCGGTCGGCACCGCGCTGGCGGAACGGCTGCTGGCGGCCGAATATGGCGACATCGTCGATCATTACACCTATGTGCTGTGCTCGGATGGCGACCTGATGGAAGGCGTCAGCCACGAAGCCGCAGCGCTGGCCGGCCATCTCAAGCTGTCGAAGCTGATCTTCCTGTGGGACGACAACGGCATCTCGATCGACGGCCCGCTGACGCTGACCGACAGCGTCGACCAGGTGGCGCGCTTCAAGGCCCATGGCTGGAATGCCGTCCGGGTCGATGGCCACGACCAGAAGGCCATCGCCGCCGCGATCAAGGAGGCCCAGAATTCGGACCGACCGTCCTTCATCGCCTGCAAGACCATCATCGGCTTCGGCGCGCCGAACCGCGCCGGCACCTCGAAAGCCCATGGCGAACCGCTCGGCGCCGAGGAACTGGCCGGCGCCAAGAAGGCGCTGGGCTGGGATTACGGCCCGTTCGAGGTTCCCGACGATATCCTGCAGGCCTGGCGCAATGTCGGCAAGCAGGGCGCCACCGCCCATACCGACTGGAACGAGCGTTTCGACGCCCTGCCGGAAGCGACCCGCAGCGAGTTCACGCGCCGGGTGATCGACCGCAAGCGACCGGACGGCCTCCATGAGGCGATCCGCACGCTGAAGCAGAAGCTGATCGACGAGCCGCAGACCGTCGCCACCCGCAAGGCCAGCGAGATCGTGCTGGAAGTGCTGGTCGGCGTGATGCCCGAACTGCTGCTCGGATCTGCCGACCTGACGCCGTCGAACAACACCCGGACCAAGCACGCCAAGGATGTGACGCCGACAGACTTCAGCGGCCGCTACATCCATTACGGCATCCGCGAAATGGGCATGGCGGCGGCTATGAACGGCGTTGCGCAGCATGGCGGCTTCGCCCCGGCCGGCGGCACCTTCATGTGCTTCACCGACTATGCGCGGCCTTCGATGCGCATCGCGGCGCTGTCGCACGTGCCGGTGGTCTACATCATGACCCACGATTCCATCGGACTTGGCGAAGACGGCCCGACGCACCAGCCGGTCGAACACCTGGCGTCGCTACGCTGCATGCCGAACATGCGAACCTTCCGCCCGGCCGACCCGATCGAGACCGCGGAATGCTGGCAGCTGGCGCTGGAGAACACCACAGGCCCCACCGTGCTGGCGCTGTCGCGGCAGAACCTGAAGCCGGCGCGCACCGTTCATCATGATGACAATCTGTGCGCCACCGGCGGCTACGAGCTGGTCGCGGCGCAGGGCGAAGCCAAGGTGACGCTGTTCGCGTCCGGCTCGGAAGTCGAGATCGCCGTGGTCGCGCAGAAGCAGCTCGCCGAGAAGGGCATCGCGACCCGTGTGGTTTCGGTGCCGTCGCTCGAACTGCTGCTGCAGCAGTCGCCGGAGAAGCAGGCAGCCATCATCGGCAAGGCCCCGGTCAAGATTGCGATCGAGGCCGCCGTGCGGTTCGGCTGGGACGCCGTGATCGGCCATGACGGCGTGTTTATCGGCATGTCGACCTTCGGCGCCAGCGCGCCGGCCAAGGAGCTCTACAAATATTTCGGCATCACGGCAGAAGCCGTCGTGGACGCCGCCACCAAGCGCCACAACGCGGCTTAA
- the gap gene encoding type I glyceraldehyde-3-phosphate dehydrogenase, whose amino-acid sequence MAVRVSINGFGRIGRNVLRAIYESKRTDIEVVAINDLGSVESNAHLLRFDSVHGRFPGEVTVDGDSIDIGRGKIKVTAVRDPNTLPWKDLGIDIALECTGIFSAKAKASMHLTAGAKRVLVSAPSDGADATIVYGVNHKTLSKDHLVVSNGSCTTNALAPVAKVLNELVGIETGFMTTIHAYTGDQPTLDTLHSDLYRGRAAAMSMIPTSTGAAKAIGLVMPELAGKLDGVSIRVPTPNVSVIDLKIIAKKSVTPAEINAAFKAAAESGDLKGILGTTAHPNVSIDFNHDAHSSTFAFDQTKVQNGTLVRVLSWYDNEWGFSNRMADTAVAMGKLI is encoded by the coding sequence ATGGCAGTCCGGGTTTCGATCAACGGGTTTGGCCGCATCGGCCGCAACGTCCTGCGGGCGATCTATGAGTCCAAGCGCACCGACATCGAAGTGGTCGCCATCAACGATCTCGGCTCCGTCGAGAGCAACGCGCATCTGCTGCGCTTTGATTCCGTGCACGGCCGTTTCCCCGGCGAAGTCACCGTCGATGGCGACAGCATCGATATCGGCCGCGGCAAGATCAAGGTCACCGCGGTACGCGATCCCAACACCCTGCCCTGGAAGGACCTCGGCATCGACATCGCGCTGGAATGCACCGGCATCTTCAGCGCCAAGGCCAAGGCCTCGATGCACCTCACCGCAGGCGCCAAGCGCGTGCTGGTCTCGGCGCCGTCGGACGGCGCCGACGCGACGATCGTTTACGGCGTCAACCACAAGACGCTGAGCAAGGACCATCTGGTCGTTTCCAACGGCTCCTGCACCACCAACGCGCTGGCGCCGGTCGCCAAGGTGCTGAACGAACTGGTCGGCATCGAAACCGGTTTCATGACCACGATCCACGCCTACACCGGCGACCAGCCGACGCTGGACACGCTGCACAGCGATCTCTACCGCGGCCGCGCCGCGGCGATGTCGATGATTCCGACCTCGACCGGTGCCGCCAAGGCCATCGGCCTGGTGATGCCGGAACTGGCCGGCAAGCTCGACGGCGTCTCGATCCGCGTGCCGACCCCGAACGTCTCGGTGATCGATCTCAAGATCATTGCCAAGAAGTCGGTCACCCCGGCCGAAATCAACGCCGCGTTCAAGGCTGCCGCCGAGAGCGGCGACCTCAAGGGCATTCTCGGCACCACGGCGCATCCCAACGTGTCGATCGATTTCAACCACGATGCCCACTCATCGACCTTCGCCTTCGACCAGACCAAGGTGCAGAACGGCACGCTGGTCCGCGTGCTCTCCTGGTACGACAACGAATGGGGCTTCTCCAACCGCATGGCCGACACGGCCGTTGCGATGGGCAAGCTTATCTAG